A window of the Brassica napus cultivar Da-Ae chromosome A2, Da-Ae, whole genome shotgun sequence genome harbors these coding sequences:
- the LOC111214167 gene encoding probable xyloglucan endotransglucosylase/hydrolase protein 27, which yields METLSRFLVFMSLFSGLVSGFTLQNLPITSFEESYMQLFGDKNLFVHKDGKSVRLTLDERTGSGFVSNDLYLHGFFSASIKLPSDYSAGVVVAFYMSNGDTYEKNHDEIDFEFLGNIRGREWRIQTNIYGNGSTHLGREERCNLWFDPTEDYHQYSILWSDSHIIFYVDNVPIREVKRTSTMGGDFPSKPMSLYTTIWDGSKWATNGGKYGVNYKYAPYIARFSDLVLHGCAVDPIEQFPKCDEGAIEYIRAAQEISLSERAKMEVFRRKHMTYSYCYDRTRYKVSLPECVVNPAEAQRLRVYDPVTFGGIPRRHRSGKHRSKRSRTDGTVSI from the exons ATGGAAACTTTGAGTCGTTTCTTAGTGTTCATGTCTCTGTTCTCCGGTTTAGTTTCTGGTTTTACACTGCAAAATCTTCCAATCACATCGTTTGAAGAGAGTTACATGCAACTTTTCGGTGATAAGAATTTGTTTGTTCATAAAGACGGCAAATCTGTCCGGTTAACGCTCGATGAAAGGACCG GTTCTGGGTTTGTCTCAAATGATCTTTATTTACATGGATTCTTCAGTGCTTCAATCAAACTACCTTCTGATTATTCAGCTGGAGTAGTTGTTGCTTTTTAt ATGTCTAATGGAGATACGTATGAGAAGAATCATGATGAGATTGATTTTGAGTTTCTTGGTAACATTAGAGGAAGAGAATGGAGGATTCAGACAAATATTTATGGGAATGGAAGCACTCATTTgggaagagaagagagatgTAATCTCTGGTTTGATCCAACTGAAGATTATCATCAATACAGTATCCTCTGGTCTGATTCTCACATCAT ATTCTACGTGGACAATGTTCCAATCCGAGAGGTGAAGCGAACATCAACAATGGGCGGTGACTTCCCGTCGAAGCCAATGTCTCTCTACACAACAATATGGGATGGTTCTAAATGGGCAACTAACGGTGGCAAGTACGGTGTAAACTACAAATATGCCCCTTACATCGCACGGTTCTCTGACCTAGTCCTGCATGGCTGCGCTGTGGACCCGATCGAGCAGTTTCCCAAGTGCGACGAAGGGGCCATCGAGTATATCCGTGCGGCCCAGGAGATTAGCCTGTCAGAAAGGGCTAAAATGGAGGTTTTTAGGCGTAAACACATGACTTACTCGTATTGCTATGATCGGACCAGGTACAAGGTTTCTTTGCCGGAGTGCGTTGTGAATCCAGCAGAGGCTCAGCGGCTTAGGGTTTATGATCCAGTCACGTTTGGTGGGATTCCGAGGCGCCACCGCAGCGGAAAGCACCGGAGCAAGAGAAGCCGTACGGATGGAACAGTGTCGATATGA
- the LOC111212494 gene encoding uncharacterized protein LOC111212494, translating into MPVPEEVVAEEFVESRLTLEFPNGEDGEPEITIGEEVLTAMNSLWKRCMIVRVLGRNVPILSLTRKLKELWKPKGSMYVMDLPRQFFMVRFEKEEEYMAALADGPWRAFGSYLMVQAWTPEFDPLKDEIDTTPVWVRLSHIPVNFYHKTILMGIAKGLGRPIKVDLTTLKFERARFARICVEVNLNKPLKGSVLINGERYFVSYEGISAICSKCGMYGHLVYTCPRNSTERAMVAVPTPVVTTHVNTVPVGMETEFTQVRHTRKKTDPQRQSGGTTQRNDGRDMMGKRMKEVRNGGSIEKINVSNQFGSLIGSGELEELRDDVGREGENKENENNVNLNVGGSSRVLEKVMAFAATGVKGNQSKAQPGLKEKKANNLRSLNLQRPKPKPAGPMRGLVYGPARGEMNLSLSGKRLRVEKENNGGRGGVFAGDGGGDGSEKKLEHGSDQRNIPEQLVSTENLITDGSELGEGESSEGVEA; encoded by the coding sequence ATGCCAGTTCCGGAGGAAGTTGTGGCTGAAGAGTTTGTGGAATCGAGATTGACGTTGGAGTTTCCGAATGGGGAGGACGGAGAGCCGGAGATCACGATAGGAGAGGAGGTACTGACGGCCATGAATAGTTTGTGGAAGAGATGCATGATCGTTAGGGTTTTGGGAAGGAATGTTCCTATTCTCAGTTTAACCCGAAAGTTGAAGGAGTTGTGGAAACCTAAAGGATCGATGTATGTCATGGATCTACCTAGGCAGTTCTTTATGGTGCGTTTTGAGAAGGAGGAGGAGTATATGGCTGCGCTAGCTGATGGTCCGTGGAGGGCGTTTGGGAGCTATCTTATGGTGCAAGCTTGGACTCCGGAGTTTGATCCGCTGAAGGATGAGATAGATACGACGCCCGTGTGGGTTCGTCTCTCCCATATTCCGGTGAATTTTTATCATAAGACGATACTGATGGGAATTGCTAAGGGGCTAGGAAGACCGATTAAAGTCGACTTGACAACTCTGAAGTTTGAAAGAGCTAGGTTCGCGAGAATTTGTGTGGAGGTGAATCTGAATAAGCCTTTGAAAGGGTCAGTGCTGATTAATGGAGAGAGATATTTTGTATCTTATGAAGGAATATCTGCTATATGTTCGAAGTGTGGTATGTATGGGCATCTCGTATACACATGTCCACGGAATAGTACGGAGCGAGCTATGGTTGCTGTGCCTACTCCAGTGGTCACGACACATGTGAACACTGTACCAGTGGGAATGGAAACAGAGTTTACGCAAGTAAGACATACGAGGAAAAAGACTGACCCACAAAGACAGTCAGGAGGGACTACGCAGAGGAATGATGGGAGAGATATGATGGGGAAGAGGATGAAGGAAGTACGTAATGGTGGTTCCATTGAGAAGATTAATGTGTCGAATCAGTTTGGGAGCTTAATAGGAAGTGGGGAGTTGGAGGAGCTACGAGATGATGTTGGGAGAGAGGgagaaaataaagagaatgagaACAACGTTAACCTAAACGTCGGAGGTTCAAGTAGAGTGCTTGAGAAGGTAATGGCGTTTGCTGCAACTGGGGTCAAAGGGAACCAGTCGAAAGCCCAACCAGGCcttaaggagaagaaggcaAATAATTTGAGAAGTCTAAATCTTCAAAGGCCGAAACCCAAACCTGCAGGGCCCATGCGAGGCCTTGTTTATGGGCCAGCTAGAGGGGAGATGAACTTATCGTTAAGTGGAAAGAGATTGAGAGTTGAAAAAGAGAACAACGGAGGACGAGGAGGTGTTTTCGCCGGAGATGGAGGAGGAGATGGGAGCGAGAAGAAACTAGAGCACGGTAGTGATCAGAGAAACATACCGGAGCAGTTGGTTTCGACGGAAAACCTGATTACAGATGGATCAGAGCTTGGTGAGGGGGAAAGCTCGGAGGGTGTGGAGGCATAA
- the LOC111212490 gene encoding uncharacterized protein LOC111212490 has protein sequence MWLCSIIQVTPKFLLFDNLANQLLHQPCLELTGLISDEIQEPYLLPGAINNLVGKTFLFKISIERKNYLYKHETYKVLKIITNTEMISEFEVTNSPTGSENIAAIDNSIVSYAPEGSMMLRGCPSGESDSKS, from the exons ATGTGGTTGTGCTCGATCATACAAGTGACACCAAAGTTCCTACTTTTTGATAATCTAGCAAATCAGCTCTTACATCAGCCTTGCCTTGAGCTCACCGGACTCATATCCGACGAG ATCCAAGAACCATATCTTTTGCCCGGTGCTATCAACAATTTGGTTGGTAAAACTTTTCTTTTCAAGATATCGATTGAGCGGAAAAACTATTTGTACAAGCATGAAACTTACAAGGTGCTGAAGATTATCACAAACACTGAGATGATTTCTGAGTTTGAAGTGACTAATTCGCCTACG GGGAGTGAAAATATTGCTGCTATTGATAACAGTATTGTGTCTTATGCACCAGAG GGGTCGATGATGTtgcgtggctgtccatctggTGAGTCTGACTCAAAGAGTTGA